In the genome of Maribacter forsetii DSM 18668, the window AGGAATGATTGCCTCTGAGGTAAAACCAGGGGTTACTACACTTCAGCTAGATACTTTGGCTGAAACCTTTATTCGTGATCACGGTGCCGTACCGGGATTTTTGGGTTTGTACGATTTTCCAAACTCTTTATGCATGAGCCCAAACGCTCAAGTGGTACATGGAATTCCAAATAACACACCTTTAGTTGAGGGCGATATAATTTCCATTGACTGTGGAGCTTTAAAAAATGAGTTTTACGGAGATCACGCTTATACTTTTAAGGTAGGAGAAGTTAGTCCTGAAATTGAAAAACTACTTGAGGTCACTAAAAAATCGTTGTATGTTGGTATACGAGAATTTAAAGTAGGAAACCGCGTTGGCGATGTTGGGTATGCTATCCAAAAATTCACTGAAGATCACGGTTATGGTGTGGTACGAGAATTAGTAGGTCATGGTCTTGGCAGAAAAATGCACGAAGGTCCAGAAATGCCAAATTATGGCAGACGTGGCAGAGGAAAGAAATTTGTTGAGGGAATGACCGTTGCTATTGAACCTATGACAAACATGGGAACAAAGAGCATTAAACAACTTAAAGATGGCTGGACAATTCTTACGGCAGATGGTAAACCTAGCGCTCATTTTGAACATGATGTTGCTATAGTAAACGGAAAACCCGAATTACTTTCTACCTTTAAATACATTTATGACGCTTTAGGGATTGTAAGTGATGAGGAAGACGAGTTTACTTCATCTACCATGAAAAGTTAGGAAATACAGATGAAGAAAATTTTTAAATTTTTTCTTAACCTTGTTCCAAGGCCTGTATTAATTTCCCTTAGCTATTTGGTAAAGCCTTTTTTTAAAGCATATTACCGAGGCAATACATATGAAGACCCTATTGACGGCAATACTTTTCGTAGCTTTTTACCTTATGGATATGAAAGTCCGAGAGAAAATGTACTTTCTCCTTCTACCCTATCTTTAGAACGTCATCGTTTACTGTGGTTATTCCTGAAAGAGGAGACTGACTTTTTTACCGCCCCTTTGCATGTTTTACATTTTGCACCTGAACAAGCGTTTTATAAAAGATTCAGGAAGCTAAAAAACCTGAATTATGTTACCACAGACCTTAATTCACCGTTGGCAGACGTAAAGGCCGATATTTGCAACCTGCCATTTGAAGATAACATGTTCGATGTAATTCTATGTAATCATGTTTTAGAGCATATACCAGACGATACAAAAGCAATGTCTGAATTATATAGAATTCTAAAACCTGGTGGTTGGGGTATTTTTCAAATTCCACAAGATTTAAATAGATCCGAAACATTTGAAGACGATAGTATTACCGACAAAGTGGAACGCGCTAAAATATTTGGTCAATATGACCACGTTCGTATTTACGGAAGAGATTACTTTGATAAATTAAGAGATATAGGTTTTACCGTAGAAGAAATAGATTTTACAAAAATTATGAGCCAAGAAAAAATAGATAGATATCGGTTGGCTCCGGGAGAAATTATTCCGGTAGTAAAAAAATAGTTATTCTATTACAACAGTTTTAAATCCTTTGGTTAAGAATTCTTGTGTTTCCCCTTTCTCATCTAAATAAATGATATACGCCTCTAAACTATCATTACCATTAACAATTTTAAATGCCTCATCTAAATCCATCGCCATAAATGAAGTAGCATAGGCATCTGCCGTAGCGCAATTAGCTGCCAAAATAGTAACCGCAAGCGTATGTGATTGTTGGGTATATCCAGTTTTCGGATTTACAGTATGTACATACTTTTTACCCGTTTCTTCATCTATTCTGAATTTTCTATAATTTCCTGAAGAAGCTAAAGCCCTATCCTCTAAATGAATTAGTATTTTGGTAGCTCTACTCCCTTCCATTTCAGGATCATCAATACCAACTGTCCAAAACTTATCTTTAATGGTATTTTTACCTTTTGCAACCAATTCACCACCTACTTCTATAAGGTAATTCTCAATATCTTTAGCATCTAACATAGCCGCTAACCTATCAATTGCATACCCCTTTGCAATGGCATTAAAATCCATATAAATATTAGGATTGGTCTTTATAATGTGATTTTCCTCATCCAACTTAATTTTATCTAAACCTACATAATTCAATAAACTATCTATTTTCAAGCTATCCATTGAAATTTTTTGTCCTGGTCCAAAACCCCAAGCATTTACCAAGGTACCTACCGTAGGATCAAAAAAACCATCAGTCTCATGATGAATAGTTTTTGAAAGCTCAAAAACTTCTTTGAACATAGCATCTACAACAATAGAACTATCTCCTTTATTAATTCTGGAAATATCGGACTCTGGTATATATGTAGATAAAGATTGATTAATTACAGCAAATACAGAGTCAATCTCTTGTTGTAAATCCATCTCTTCAGGTGTAATAGAAATAATACTATAAGAAGTACCTAATGCCCCTCCAGTGTTTTGATTGCGAACACCGACCTCATTATTCTGCTTGCAAGATTGAAACAATCCTATAACAAGCGCTGTTACTAAAATACATTTTTTCATATCTCAACTAAACCATCATAATCAACAATATATTCTTCATCTAAATAAACCGGTAAATTATGGTCTGTAGCATTAACTAAACCTACCCCTGCATAAAATGTCGTAGCTTCAAATTTAATGGCATGATCCTTCATTTTTTTAAGGTCAGACATAAAGAAGTCCATATCCTTTGGGTCACCAGGGTATTCAATAGCCTTTACCACAACAAAGCGCATCTTTTTGTCCTTAGTGCACACAAATTGTGGATTCTTACGCAATTCACTAT includes:
- the map gene encoding type I methionyl aminopeptidase, which encodes MIKIKTAEEIELMRESALIVSKTLGMIASEVKPGVTTLQLDTLAETFIRDHGAVPGFLGLYDFPNSLCMSPNAQVVHGIPNNTPLVEGDIISIDCGALKNEFYGDHAYTFKVGEVSPEIEKLLEVTKKSLYVGIREFKVGNRVGDVGYAIQKFTEDHGYGVVRELVGHGLGRKMHEGPEMPNYGRRGRGKKFVEGMTVAIEPMTNMGTKSIKQLKDGWTILTADGKPSAHFEHDVAIVNGKPELLSTFKYIYDALGIVSDEEDEFTSSTMKS
- a CDS encoding class I SAM-dependent methyltransferase, whose amino-acid sequence is MKKIFKFFLNLVPRPVLISLSYLVKPFFKAYYRGNTYEDPIDGNTFRSFLPYGYESPRENVLSPSTLSLERHRLLWLFLKEETDFFTAPLHVLHFAPEQAFYKRFRKLKNLNYVTTDLNSPLADVKADICNLPFEDNMFDVILCNHVLEHIPDDTKAMSELYRILKPGGWGIFQIPQDLNRSETFEDDSITDKVERAKIFGQYDHVRIYGRDYFDKLRDIGFTVEEIDFTKIMSQEKIDRYRLAPGEIIPVVKK
- a CDS encoding FAD:protein FMN transferase, whose product is MKKCILVTALVIGLFQSCKQNNEVGVRNQNTGGALGTSYSIISITPEEMDLQQEIDSVFAVINQSLSTYIPESDISRINKGDSSIVVDAMFKEVFELSKTIHHETDGFFDPTVGTLVNAWGFGPGQKISMDSLKIDSLLNYVGLDKIKLDEENHIIKTNPNIYMDFNAIAKGYAIDRLAAMLDAKDIENYLIEVGGELVAKGKNTIKDKFWTVGIDDPEMEGSRATKILIHLEDRALASSGNYRKFRIDEETGKKYVHTVNPKTGYTQQSHTLAVTILAANCATADAYATSFMAMDLDEAFKIVNGNDSLEAYIIYLDEKGETQEFLTKGFKTVVIE